One Pullulanibacillus sp. KACC 23026 DNA segment encodes these proteins:
- a CDS encoding SGNH/GDSL hydrolase family protein: MTKKMIRVLLIACVWFTLFGCSIDKTSKATEESAGKWVTAWYAPPEAPLNTGISKSGFVNQTIRMIVHPHMEGKKLRIHLTNEFGAQDVALQAIHVAISANGASTSIGTDHTVTFEGKQTVVLPKGGTLTSDVIPLRLKKNQNLVVSLYVKQPSGNVTWHRYSMQDTYVATGNHVSDHLSTAFGKTYQEWFWLSGVDVQAASSVKGTIAVIGDSMVNGNHSTPNANLRWTDDLARRLNEDMPNTWSVVSSGISGNRLLSQPPEKGLKAANRIQRDAFNLTGIKAIIISEGMNDIRHANASNGPISNQIIAEMKQLISGGHKRGLKVYGATLTPFKGENLYSQTGEETREAVNHWIRTSHEFDGVIDFDKAVRDPKHPKQYRSDYQAGDHFHPNDKGYQAMADAINLTLFNK, translated from the coding sequence ATGACTAAAAAAATGATAAGAGTATTGTTAATTGCTTGTGTCTGGTTTACTCTCTTTGGGTGCAGTATAGATAAGACGTCGAAAGCAACTGAGGAGAGTGCTGGAAAATGGGTAACGGCTTGGTATGCCCCGCCTGAGGCTCCTCTGAACACGGGTATTTCCAAAAGCGGTTTCGTTAATCAAACGATTCGAATGATAGTTCATCCGCATATGGAGGGTAAAAAACTGCGTATTCATTTAACAAATGAATTCGGAGCACAAGATGTCGCTCTACAAGCGATTCATGTTGCTATTTCAGCAAATGGGGCATCCACTTCTATTGGAACGGATCACACCGTTACTTTTGAAGGAAAACAGACGGTTGTTCTTCCTAAGGGGGGGACTCTAACAAGTGACGTGATTCCTTTACGTCTTAAAAAAAATCAAAATCTTGTCGTCAGCCTTTATGTGAAACAGCCTAGTGGTAACGTTACTTGGCATCGCTATTCCATGCAAGATACATATGTGGCAACCGGAAACCATGTCTCGGATCATTTAAGCACAGCTTTTGGAAAAACTTATCAAGAGTGGTTCTGGTTAAGCGGGGTTGATGTTCAGGCTGCCTCGTCAGTTAAAGGGACAATTGCTGTAATAGGAGATTCAATGGTAAATGGCAATCATTCTACACCAAATGCCAACCTTAGATGGACGGATGATTTAGCCAGACGTTTAAACGAAGACATGCCAAATACATGGTCGGTCGTTAGTTCAGGGATTTCTGGAAATCGGTTGTTGAGTCAGCCCCCTGAGAAAGGACTAAAGGCAGCAAACCGTATTCAACGAGATGCCTTCAATCTTACAGGCATTAAAGCGATCATTATCAGTGAAGGAATGAATGACATTCGCCATGCCAATGCCTCAAATGGACCTATCAGCAACCAAATTATTGCTGAAATGAAACAATTAATCTCAGGAGGCCATAAGCGGGGGCTTAAGGTATATGGGGCCACTTTGACTCCTTTTAAAGGAGAAAACCTTTACAGTCAAACTGGCGAAGAGACTAGAGAAGCCGTTAATCATTGGATTCGAACCAGTCACGAATTTGATGGGGTAATTGATTTTGACAAAGCGGTAAGAGATCCGAAACATCCCAAACAATATCGTTCAGATTATCAAGCCGGAGACCATTTTCATCCAAATGATAAAGGCTACCAAGCGATGGCGGATGCAATCAACCTGACTCTTTTTAACAAGTGA